A window of the Haloterrigena turkmenica DSM 5511 genome harbors these coding sequences:
- a CDS encoding HTH domain-containing protein, with protein MTLANVDRFKRDRVTDVGHRAVVLGGSMAGLCAARVLADGFDEVVVLERDSLPDESATRDGVPQGTLEPEQLLADLPPAVGRIIHTLLTTESRISQCELADRADVSARTIRNYRDRLEALDLIRVDESGYRLALSFRTATERREPVVPTGLEENQTLRDAADALLEIFLPPDRYGDPDDPIGSVLFWPPDPVRLLDHPRVGLWLQLAAALTATESTENNRAVQMGPPLTQQALCA; from the coding sequence ATGACGCTGGCAAACGTGGACCGATTCAAACGTGACCGCGTCACCGATGTTGGCCACCGGGCAGTCGTTCTTGGGGGGAGTATGGCTGGGCTCTGTGCCGCGCGCGTCCTCGCTGACGGATTCGACGAGGTCGTCGTTCTCGAGCGTGATTCGCTGCCCGATGAGTCGGCCACACGGGACGGAGTCCCGCAAGGCACGCTCGAGCCCGAGCAGTTACTCGCTGACCTCCCACCGGCCGTTGGTCGAATCATCCACACGCTTCTCACCACCGAGAGCCGAATCTCACAGTGCGAACTTGCCGACCGAGCGGATGTTTCGGCACGGACGATCCGAAACTATCGCGACCGACTCGAGGCGCTCGATCTCATTCGCGTCGACGAGAGCGGGTATCGACTGGCGTTGTCGTTCCGAACGGCCACCGAACGTCGCGAGCCCGTTGTTCCGACCGGCCTCGAGGAGAACCAGACGCTACGTGATGCAGCTGACGCACTCCTCGAAATATTTCTTCCCCCAGATCGGTATGGCGACCCCGACGACCCGATAGGAAGTGTACTGTTCTGGCCACCAGATCCAGTACGATTACTCGATCATCCCAGAGTCGGTCTGTGGCTACAGCTGGCAGCGGCGCTCACAGCGACAGAATCGACCGAGAACAACCGAGCCGTACAGATGGGTCCACCGCTCACGCAGCAAGCGCTTTGCGCGTGA
- a CDS encoding phytoene desaturase family protein codes for MLADGTKVRAREAVIANLTPTVLYDRLVNDTALPQSFRETVDRYEYGPGAMMIHLALNDLPDWDADPELSEFTYVHIAPGVDDLAETYTATQNGYLPESPMLVVGQTTGVDESRTPDDGHILWVQMRALPSEIEGDADEIEATDWEAAAELMADRILDKLEMYAPGIRDSIRDWDVHSPVDLEATNPNLVGGDSVARSHHLRQNFLWRPFPGWSRYGTPVEDLYVCGCDGRE; via the coding sequence GTGCTCGCCGACGGCACTAAGGTCCGCGCTCGCGAGGCGGTCATCGCGAACCTGACGCCGACAGTGTTGTACGACCGGCTCGTCAACGACACTGCACTCCCCCAGTCGTTCCGGGAGACGGTCGACCGCTACGAGTACGGTCCAGGGGCGATGATGATCCATCTCGCGCTCAATGATCTTCCAGACTGGGACGCTGACCCGGAGCTGTCGGAGTTTACATACGTCCACATCGCGCCGGGTGTCGATGACTTGGCAGAGACGTACACCGCCACCCAGAACGGGTACCTACCCGAATCGCCGATGCTCGTCGTCGGACAGACGACTGGGGTGGACGAGTCCCGAACGCCTGACGACGGGCACATCCTCTGGGTCCAGATGCGGGCGCTCCCGTCAGAGATCGAGGGCGACGCCGACGAGATCGAGGCAACCGACTGGGAGGCAGCTGCCGAGCTGATGGCCGATCGCATCCTCGACAAACTCGAGATGTACGCGCCTGGGATTCGGGACTCGATTCGCGATTGGGATGTGCACTCGCCCGTGGACCTCGAAGCAACCAACCCGAACCTCGTCGGCGGCGATAGTGTCGCCAGGAGTCACCACCTTCGACAGAACTTCTTGTGGCGGCCATTCCCCGGCTGGTCGAGGTACGGCACGCCTGTCGAGGACCTCTACGTCTGCGGATGTGACGGTAGGGAGTGA
- a CDS encoding HalOD1 output domain-containing protein, producing the protein MASRELSVDVADSEKEPVSQTIVSIVSEMGTCDPIELDPLYEYVDPDALNRLFHSGRHSGDRDEISIEFTYMTYCITVTGNYVHVSEEPAENGSSGV; encoded by the coding sequence ATGGCTAGCAGAGAACTCTCGGTTGACGTTGCAGACAGTGAGAAGGAGCCAGTGAGCCAAACGATTGTCTCCATCGTTTCGGAGATGGGTACTTGCGATCCGATAGAGCTGGACCCGCTCTACGAATACGTTGATCCCGATGCGTTGAATCGCCTCTTTCATTCCGGTAGACACAGTGGGGATCGTGATGAGATCTCCATAGAGTTCACCTACATGACCTACTGCATAACAGTGACTGGGAACTACGTTCACGTCTCTGAAGAACCAGCGGAGAATGGTTCATCTGGGGTATGA
- a CDS encoding PadR family transcriptional regulator, whose protein sequence is MHDLTGFQRDLLYVIAGADQPSGQNVKDEVEKYYSSEINHGRLYPNLDTLVDKEFVEKGELDQRTNYYAITGAGKERIQERREWEDQYIDI, encoded by the coding sequence ATGCACGACCTCACCGGCTTCCAACGCGACCTCCTGTACGTAATTGCAGGCGCCGACCAGCCGTCTGGTCAAAACGTCAAAGACGAAGTTGAGAAATACTACAGTTCGGAGATCAATCACGGCCGGTTGTATCCCAACCTCGACACGCTTGTCGATAAGGAGTTTGTTGAGAAGGGGGAACTTGATCAGCGAACGAATTACTATGCTATCACCGGCGCAGGTAAGGAAAGAATCCAGGAGCGGCGAGAGTGGGAGGACCAGTATATTGATATTTAA
- a CDS encoding DUF7344 domain-containing protein, with product MDQMEAFRVLASADRQLVLHELVKRDGTTCIKELSREVASRRHQIPSQKISDTKVKRAHIRLVHSSLSLLQEKGIINVNWEENEVSLASKPEVEQLFDAAEELESWPPDDLLEDPSRST from the coding sequence ATGGATCAGATGGAGGCATTTCGTGTCCTCGCCAGCGCTGATCGTCAGTTGGTACTCCATGAGTTAGTAAAAAGGGATGGAACAACCTGTATAAAGGAACTCTCACGAGAGGTGGCTTCCCGGAGACATCAAATCCCTTCCCAAAAAATCAGCGATACAAAGGTTAAACGCGCCCATATCCGATTGGTTCATAGTTCTCTGTCACTGCTACAAGAGAAAGGAATAATCAACGTGAATTGGGAGGAGAATGAGGTTTCACTTGCCAGTAAACCAGAAGTCGAGCAACTGTTTGATGCTGCTGAAGAGTTAGAAAGTTGGCCTCCAGATGATTTACTGGAAGATCCATCTCGTAGTACGTAA
- a CDS encoding aldehyde dehydrogenase family protein, whose translation MQSREEVFGPVIALYEFLDERETIRRANDTEFGLYATVWTNDLGRGYRVANEIEAGSVMVNQYSGSYPQTPFGGYIFTWVVGWLDRLVSRKSASATGLNKKYTLCI comes from the coding sequence ATCCAATCCCGAGAGGAGGTATTCGGTCCGGTCATTGCCCTCTACGAGTTTTTGGACGAACGGGAGACGATTCGGCGGGCCAACGACACTGAGTTTGGCCTCTACGCGACGGTCTGGACGAACGATCTCGGACGTGGCTACCGCGTTGCGAACGAAATTGAGGCCGGCAGCGTAATGGTCAATCAGTACTCCGGCTCGTACCCGCAGACACCCTTCGGCGGCTACATTTTCACTTGGGTTGTAGGTTGGCTGGATCGACTTGTAAGCCGTAAGAGTGCCTCAGCTACTGGTCTCAATAAGAAATACACGCTCTGTATTTAG
- a CDS encoding helix-turn-helix domain-containing protein, with product MALVGRVKLGLLYLHETFEAVPDMKLQQEEFRTVSGEPRLTVWAWGDDFDSFETALTTDSTIAGYQRLSDLHEKRLYQLIFLKGREKKYLYPIALEQNIMAIRVIITSDGANLIPRFPSREAITAYHEACQERGISFQLQQLYREKPDDPSEQFGLTPGQREVLIRAHKRGYFNQPRNVTLEELAEGMEVSSSALGRRMRRALDTLIDQTVRSNRDGSDDES from the coding sequence ATGGCACTCGTTGGACGAGTAAAACTTGGACTTCTGTATCTCCATGAGACCTTTGAAGCAGTGCCGGACATGAAACTTCAGCAGGAAGAGTTCCGCACGGTTTCTGGTGAACCACGACTGACAGTATGGGCATGGGGTGATGATTTCGACTCGTTCGAAACTGCACTCACTACTGATTCGACAATTGCAGGCTACCAGCGCCTCAGCGATCTCCACGAGAAACGATTGTACCAGCTTATATTTTTGAAGGGAAGAGAAAAGAAATATCTCTACCCAATTGCGTTAGAGCAAAATATCATGGCTATCCGCGTGATAATAACGAGTGACGGGGCAAATCTTATCCCCCGCTTCCCATCCCGTGAAGCGATAACAGCCTACCATGAAGCTTGTCAAGAGCGGGGTATATCATTTCAGTTACAGCAGTTATATCGGGAAAAACCCGACGACCCTTCCGAACAGTTCGGATTGACCCCTGGACAGCGAGAGGTGCTCATTCGAGCGCACAAACGAGGGTACTTCAATCAACCACGAAACGTCACACTCGAAGAGTTAGCTGAGGGTATGGAGGTGTCCTCATCTGCGCTCGGACGCCGGATGCGGCGAGCGTTGGATACGCTCATCGACCAGACGGTTCGTTCAAACCGTGACGGAAGCGACGACGAATCGTAG
- a CDS encoding FAD-binding protein: protein MAFAKEYGYPISVKGGGHNIAGRAVEDDALMIDLSPMKSVRVDPDVKTARVEPGVVLKGQQQSLRTLRIRCPHLPLVGRSNGLRDGCDADPAGHEPPTDSRQHLPPLGGSQLTIRCCPRTPATR, encoded by the coding sequence GTGGCGTTCGCGAAAGAATACGGTTACCCTATCTCGGTGAAAGGCGGTGGACACAACATTGCGGGCAGGGCCGTCGAGGATGATGCCCTCATGATCGACCTGTCGCCGATGAAATCGGTTCGCGTCGATCCGGATGTGAAGACTGCTCGCGTCGAACCTGGTGTCGTACTCAAAGGCCAGCAGCAGTCGCTGAGGACGCTCCGAATTCGCTGTCCACATCTCCCTCTCGTCGGTCGATCGAACGGGCTACGCGATGGCTGCGACGCGGATCCTGCAGGCCACGAACCTCCGACCGACTCGAGACAGCATCTCCCTCCTCTAGGCGGTAGTCAGCTCACCATACGCTGCTGCCCACGCACTCCAGCAACTCGCTAG
- a CDS encoding PadR family transcriptional regulator, which translates to MDDLTGFQRDLLYVIAGADQPSGQDVKDEIEQYYSSEINHGRLYPNLDTLVNKELVERGQLDRRTNYYDINDPGQTAIEERREWESQYVD; encoded by the coding sequence ATGGACGACCTCACCGGGTTCCAACGCGACCTCCTGTACGTAATTGCAGGTGCCGACCAGCCGTCCGGGCAGGATGTCAAAGATGAGATTGAGCAGTACTACAGTTCGGAGATCAATCACGGACGGCTCTATCCCAATCTCGATACACTTGTCAACAAGGAACTGGTCGAGAGAGGGCAACTCGATCGTCGGACGAATTACTACGACATCAACGACCCCGGGCAAACTGCAATTGAGGAACGACGAGAGTGGGAATCCCAGTATGTGGATTAG
- a CDS encoding universal stress protein, which translates to MGGHVLVVISRTAPSTDILEYAFQKYPNAKITVIHVTTARSPFDPFRNRDPCEYVIPELGSEQSEELLPAPDLFTRAQQKRAENVFSRAYELSERYDKAIESVVRSGDETEEVVTYAENHAVDQIIIAENSLIELPLFHQNVSESVAHTTSIPVTTH; encoded by the coding sequence ATGGGTGGGCACGTACTAGTGGTGATCAGTCGTACGGCCCCGTCGACGGATATACTAGAGTATGCGTTTCAGAAATATCCCAACGCAAAGATCACCGTGATCCACGTGACCACCGCACGGAGCCCATTCGATCCGTTTAGAAACCGTGACCCGTGTGAATATGTGATTCCGGAGTTAGGAAGTGAACAAAGCGAAGAACTTCTTCCTGCTCCGGACTTGTTCACTCGGGCGCAGCAGAAACGGGCAGAGAATGTGTTCTCCCGAGCGTATGAACTCTCTGAACGGTATGACAAAGCGATCGAATCTGTCGTGAGATCCGGCGATGAAACGGAAGAAGTCGTCACTTATGCAGAGAATCACGCTGTCGATCAGATTATTATTGCAGAAAATTCATTAATTGAACTTCCACTGTTTCACCAGAATGTATCTGAATCCGTGGCTCATACCACCAGCATACCGGTCACGACACACTAG
- a CDS encoding sodium/proline symporter: MVETIIYIEFILYLVALLVIGAYGGRLTETVPDYLLGGRKLNLFTGALSEQASLWSGWLVVGFPALVYANGISSLWWMVWQIPLGIVTWGILAKRIGRYSRVLKSLTVPGFLSARYGDTSHLIRITSTLIIGVFMAGYIAGQLLAAASAISVGFELSYELGFVIALSVVVIYTVMGGFTASAYTDVLQALLMTAFAIIVPIAVLVVIGGPNELMTQFNNAASDNMTSFTGGRSPYEFLIFSTIAVIALGGLGQPHGVVRYMGMERPSKAGYAMIVAVVFMLIALIGIPIISLGAVVMLPGIENQDLVAPMMILETLPPWLAGFLLAGGVAAIMSTADSQLLVAASAFGEDVYSGILNQDASDRQILLVNRMSVLAIGLLAATWAWVTPGSVHTTILFAWAGLGASIGPVLAMSIYWKKTTGPGVLAGMFTGLVTTIIWNQASGGPGMIFDVYELLPAFTLSMLAVIIGSYLSGPPKRGEEEIQRELREISKPLQDEIDLVRERQEAAQAASNQHSPQLTAVTEEEIATTYLADRQLDDLSPADS, translated from the coding sequence ATGGTTGAGACCATCATCTACATCGAGTTCATCCTGTATCTTGTCGCACTCCTCGTCATCGGCGCGTACGGTGGACGTCTCACCGAAACGGTCCCAGACTACCTCCTCGGCGGCCGGAAACTGAATCTGTTCACTGGCGCGTTAAGCGAACAGGCTAGCCTGTGGAGCGGATGGTTGGTGGTCGGCTTCCCGGCACTTGTCTATGCGAACGGTATCTCGTCGCTGTGGTGGATGGTCTGGCAGATTCCGCTTGGAATCGTGACCTGGGGGATACTGGCGAAACGTATCGGCCGCTATTCACGCGTCTTGAAGTCGCTGACCGTCCCCGGATTCCTGTCCGCCCGGTACGGGGATACCAGTCACCTCATCCGCATCACGAGCACGCTCATCATCGGCGTATTCATGGCTGGCTACATCGCAGGCCAATTACTTGCTGCCGCCAGCGCAATCTCTGTCGGCTTCGAACTCTCCTACGAGCTTGGGTTCGTGATTGCACTTAGCGTCGTTGTCATCTACACCGTGATGGGCGGATTCACCGCGTCGGCTTACACTGATGTACTCCAAGCCCTGCTGATGACCGCGTTCGCCATCATTGTCCCAATCGCAGTATTGGTGGTTATTGGCGGTCCGAATGAGCTGATGACCCAGTTCAACAACGCTGCCAGCGACAACATGACCTCGTTTACCGGTGGCCGGTCGCCATATGAGTTCCTCATCTTCTCGACAATCGCTGTCATCGCCTTGGGCGGGCTCGGCCAACCGCACGGCGTCGTCCGATACATGGGAATGGAACGTCCGTCCAAAGCTGGCTACGCCATGATCGTCGCCGTCGTATTCATGTTGATTGCGCTAATCGGCATCCCGATCATCTCACTCGGCGCGGTAGTGATGCTCCCTGGAATTGAGAACCAGGATCTCGTCGCGCCGATGATGATTCTCGAAACGCTCCCGCCGTGGCTCGCCGGCTTCCTCCTTGCGGGCGGCGTAGCAGCGATTATGAGTACCGCCGACTCGCAGCTCCTTGTCGCTGCCAGCGCGTTTGGCGAAGACGTATATAGTGGGATTCTCAATCAAGACGCGAGCGACCGACAGATTCTCCTCGTAAACCGTATGTCTGTTCTCGCCATTGGCCTCCTGGCCGCTACCTGGGCTTGGGTTACACCAGGATCAGTGCACACGACAATCCTGTTTGCCTGGGCGGGCCTCGGCGCGAGCATCGGTCCCGTGCTCGCTATGTCGATATATTGGAAGAAAACAACAGGGCCGGGTGTACTCGCGGGGATGTTCACTGGACTAGTCACAACCATCATCTGGAATCAAGCGTCCGGGGGGCCGGGCATGATCTTCGACGTCTATGAACTCCTGCCAGCATTCACGCTCAGCATGCTGGCGGTCATCATCGGTAGCTATCTCTCCGGTCCGCCAAAGCGCGGTGAAGAAGAAATCCAACGGGAACTCCGCGAAATCTCGAAGCCGCTGCAAGACGAAATCGACCTCGTCCGTGAACGACAAGAAGCCGCGCAGGCAGCCTCGAACCAGCATTCGCCGCAGCTGACGGCGGTAACAGAAGAAGAGATTGCAACAACCTATCTTGCAGACCGGCAGCTGGATGATCTCTCTCCGGCCGACAGCTAA
- a CDS encoding NAD(P)/FAD-dependent oxidoreductase — MPGQDTLPTESDIVIIGGGIMGTSTAFFLSKETDLDITLIEKNKIGTGSTGDSSAILRHHYGDQEIYSKMAWWSHQFYRNFDDETGEVIAHEENPMVRFANEDTPGGTYAEAGYDVLFSLDIPVSWYEGDELLEQYPMISGVENYDFGISDDEAAYSDGADAANGFDRAARRNGATVITGTGVESITTDEGSVVGVETEDGDIACEKVVVAAGPWTPRLGETVDVDIPIAVTREQVLILDPPEDYKRDYPSLVPTTALPGGEWYIRPDFGDGILVATHHTDEEVDPDRYDKTPDEEIILELTEELGEMIPELRDAGIQGQYCGVYSTTPDHDFILDEVGPDGCYFACGFSGHGFKQAPAVGKIMTDLITTGSTSLIDGSFFSYDRFEKSAAGHGEVADNV; from the coding sequence ATGCCTGGACAGGATACGTTGCCCACTGAGTCCGATATTGTCATCATTGGTGGTGGCATCATGGGCACCAGCACGGCATTTTTCCTCTCTAAAGAAACCGACCTTGACATCACGCTTATTGAGAAGAACAAAATCGGGACAGGGTCGACTGGTGATTCTTCGGCGATTCTCCGTCACCACTACGGCGACCAGGAGATCTACAGCAAGATGGCATGGTGGAGCCATCAGTTCTACCGTAACTTCGATGACGAAACTGGCGAAGTGATTGCTCATGAAGAAAATCCCATGGTCCGGTTTGCAAACGAAGATACACCGGGTGGCACGTACGCTGAAGCCGGATACGACGTCCTCTTTAGTCTAGATATCCCCGTATCGTGGTATGAGGGTGATGAGCTCCTCGAGCAGTACCCTATGATTTCTGGGGTGGAAAACTATGATTTCGGGATTTCTGATGACGAGGCAGCGTACTCTGATGGGGCTGATGCTGCGAACGGATTCGACCGTGCGGCGCGGCGCAACGGTGCGACCGTAATCACCGGGACCGGTGTTGAATCGATCACAACTGACGAGGGAAGTGTTGTCGGTGTTGAAACTGAAGATGGGGATATTGCCTGCGAGAAGGTCGTGGTAGCGGCCGGGCCTTGGACGCCGCGGCTCGGCGAGACCGTGGACGTAGATATCCCGATTGCGGTAACACGCGAGCAGGTCCTCATTCTTGATCCGCCGGAAGATTACAAACGCGATTATCCCTCACTGGTCCCCACGACAGCACTTCCAGGCGGTGAGTGGTATATCCGCCCTGACTTTGGTGATGGTATTCTGGTTGCTACGCATCATACTGACGAGGAGGTAGACCCCGACCGATACGACAAAACGCCCGACGAGGAGATAATTCTTGAGCTGACCGAGGAGCTCGGCGAGATGATTCCCGAACTCCGCGATGCAGGAATACAGGGTCAATATTGTGGAGTCTACTCGACGACACCTGACCACGACTTCATCTTGGACGAGGTCGGTCCAGACGGCTGTTACTTCGCCTGCGGATTCTCCGGACACGGCTTCAAACAAGCGCCTGCCGTGGGCAAAATTATGACCGACCTGATCACAACAGGGTCTACGTCGTTAATCGATGGCAGTTTCTTCTCCTACGACCGTTTTGAGAAGTCGGCAGCCGGTCATGGCGAAGTAGCGGATAACGTGTAG
- a CDS encoding DUF7344 domain-containing protein: protein MDDASLENPADRITVGGSDVDRLFEILEHRYRRYIIQRLRTTDQPVTEEQLAMEIAAREREVPVQTITLQTADYIRTVLHHTHLPKMVDESIITYDTDTGKISLTNQIIDLEPVLAAVSDGLAGAE, encoded by the coding sequence ATGGATGATGCTTCGTTGGAGAACCCTGCTGATCGTATTACTGTCGGTGGGTCAGATGTCGATCGCTTGTTCGAGATACTTGAGCACCGGTATCGCCGCTACATTATCCAGCGACTCCGGACGACCGATCAGCCAGTGACGGAGGAGCAGTTAGCAATGGAAATTGCGGCGCGGGAACGAGAGGTACCGGTCCAGACGATTACGCTTCAGACAGCGGATTACATCCGTACCGTGCTCCATCACACTCATCTGCCGAAAATGGTGGATGAGTCCATTATAACCTATGATACGGACACTGGGAAGATCTCACTAACAAATCAGATAATAGATCTCGAGCCGGTGTTAGCCGCAGTGAGCGACGGTCTCGCTGGCGCTGAGTGA
- a CDS encoding rubrerythrin-like domain-containing protein, producing the protein MPHDQDVEGDTAEIASEFECLQCGKIVTAETHPGECPNCGGEFQNRAKSLE; encoded by the coding sequence ATGCCTCACGATCAAGATGTCGAAGGCGATACGGCGGAAATAGCCTCTGAGTTCGAGTGTTTACAGTGTGGGAAGATCGTCACGGCCGAAACCCACCCTGGCGAATGTCCCAACTGTGGCGGTGAGTTTCAGAACCGGGCAAAGTCCCTTGAATAA
- a CDS encoding type II toxin-antitoxin system VapC family toxin has product MNCLDSSFVIDYWKGEKFAKDFLESTTEPIGIPTVALFELYVGALLSDSPAEDIASVRDDLDWVEPLAFDDMVAAHAARIEATLRNQGEPINMMDVLIAATARKCNARVIATDSDFERVPDLDVYNPQGG; this is encoded by the coding sequence ATGAACTGTTTAGACAGTAGCTTTGTCATTGACTATTGGAAGGGGGAAAAGTTCGCAAAAGACTTTCTCGAAAGCACTACTGAACCAATCGGTATTCCCACAGTTGCGCTTTTCGAACTCTATGTAGGAGCGCTCCTTTCCGACTCACCAGCAGAGGACATTGCAAGCGTAAGGGATGATCTTGATTGGGTCGAACCACTCGCATTTGATGACATGGTTGCGGCTCATGCTGCGCGGATTGAAGCGACCCTCCGGAATCAAGGAGAGCCGATCAACATGATGGATGTTCTCATTGCAGCTACTGCTCGAAAGTGTAATGCGAGAGTCATCGCTACAGACTCTGACTTTGAGCGTGTTCCTGATTTAGATGTCTACAATCCGCAAGGGGGATGA